From the genome of Spinacia oleracea cultivar Varoflay chromosome 2, BTI_SOV_V1, whole genome shotgun sequence, one region includes:
- the LOC110799795 gene encoding uncharacterized protein gives MASDQEEDEFLGFSDDEGDGTNSDSDYDDDEATQNAVSEVNAHQIGDFEQNQQLPDLNEVGQEYAQECEVGPQHTSGISDNHSVPFLFDLNMPTQQEFPPSPIHQTETEQNHHKPRTPRINNELRLEILLFLLLRKEKHSDELIHGTNRQAVIKFGYTRKTIRLIWQRALAHKAAMDSYFYDSKYHNCGRKRIQVTYESIASIAMGDRTTIIDLARMLNLSPTTVWRMVKRKQIKPHSSPLNPGISEECKMARMKWVLGLLMDYSIPNDPTYYSMYDFIHIDEKWFYLTQKSQRVYLANNEPFPHRKGKSRTKIPKFMFMAAVARPRWGQDGQCEWDGKLGIFPFTDAVAAKRTSKNRVKGTIETKPIKSVNQIATRAMLINYLIPAIKEKWPPHEGERVIYIIQDNAKAHILQNDQEWQQHYKQDGFTLILTQQPANSPDCNILDLGFFRSIQSLMHKKMPKTVEDLSGAVTEAYNELHAKTLSNVWMSLQYVGNEILKHKGDNDYQLPHNKKKILEDEGNLPEQVKAPRWAVNECKQLVDEWRANQ, from the coding sequence atggcttcagatcaagaggaGGACGAGTTCCTCGGTTTTTCCGATGATGAAGGAGACGGGACGAACTCTGATTCagattatgatgatgatgaagcaaCCCAAAATGCTGTAAGTGAAGTAAATGCTCATCAAATAGGGGACTTTGAGCAAAATCAACAATTGCCAGATCTGAATGAAGTGGGACAAGAATATGCACAAGAATGTGAAGTGGGACCACAACATACATCAGGTATATCAGATAACCACTCAGttccatttttgtttgatttgaacatgCCAACACAACAAGAGTTCCCACCATCTCCAATTCATCAAACAGAAACAGAGCAAAATCATCATAAGCCTAGAACCCCAAGGATTAACAACGAATTAAGGTTGGAAATCTTGTTGTTCCTTCTCTTAAGAAAAGAAAAGCATTCAGATGAACTCATTCATGGGACAAATAGGCAGGCTGTTATAAAGTTTGGTTACACAAGGAAGACAATTAGACTAATATGGCAGAGAGCATTGGCACATAAGGCAGCCATGGATTCGTATTTCTATGATAGCAAATATCACAACTGTGGGAGAAAGAGAATTCAAGTAACATATGAGTCTATAGCCTCCATAGCCATGGGGGATAGAACAACCATTATTGATCTAGCAAGGATGCTCAATTTGAGTCCCACAACAGTTTGGAGAATGGTGAAAAGAAAACAGATAAAACCACATTCAAGTCCATTGAATCCAGGCATTTCAGAAGAATGCAAGATGGCAAGGATGAAGTGGGTACTTGGTCTCTTAATGGACTACTCAATACCAAATGATCCCACATATTACAGCATGTATGATTTCATTCACATCGATGAGAAATGGTTCTATCTTACACAAAAAAGTCAAAGAGTTTATTTAGCAAACAATGAACCATTTCCACACAGGAAGGGAAAATCAAGAACTAAGATTCCAAAGTTCATGTTTATGGCAGCAGTAGCAAGGCCAAGGTGGGGACAAGATGGGCAGTGTGAGTGGGATGGGAAACTTGGTATATTTCCATTCACAGATGCAGTGGCAGCAAAGAGaacatccaaaaatagagtcaagGGGACAATTGAGACTAAACCAATCAAGTCAGTTAATCAGATTGCAACTAGGGCCATGCTAATCAACTACCTAATCCCAGCAATTAAAGAGAAATGGCCACCACATGAGGGGGAAAGGGTGATATACATCATTCAAGACAATGCAAAGgcacacattttgcaaaatgatCAAGAATGGCAGCAACATTACAAGCAAGATGGCTTCACATTGATATTGACTCAGCAGCcagcaaacagtccagattgTAACATATTAGACTTGGGGTTCTTTAGGTCAATTCAATCACTAATGCACAAAAAGATGCCTAAAACAGTTGAAGATTTAAGTGGTGCTGTGACTGAGGCATATAATGAACTGCATGCAAAGACTCTATCTAATGTGTGGATGTCACTTCAATATGTTGGAAATGAAATTTTGAAACACAAGGGGGACAATGACTACCAACTCCCACACAACaagaaaaagattttagaagatgAGGGGAATCTGCCAGAACAAGTTAAGGCCCCAAGGTGGGCTGTGAATGAATGCAAACAACTTGTTGATGAATGGAGAGCAAATCAGTGA
- the LOC130467971 gene encoding uncharacterized protein, producing MGSSSSKYLPTYSVGTSGQRIPDSNCDWGSKCICPNNEHSYSGEYLNNLRLAQKENTSTRNYLKAWFEKMEVEPGEEVESKYDDRVPTPADLRFFGGDESDEEPNHSDSFDLYYVGECENTTAGPEVSDGQCSVSSPNVKEDEIKKKPPKGVDDA from the exons ATGGGATCCTCTTCCTCCAAATATCTTCCGACTTATTCGGTTGGTACTTCTGGGCAACGAATTCCTGACTCAAACTGTGATTGGGGCTCGAAATGCATTTGTCCCAACAACGAGCACTCGTATTCTGGCGAGTATCTGAATAATTTGAGGTTGGCCCAGAAGGAGAACACGAGTACCCGAAATTATCTCAAAGCTTGGTTTGAGAAAATGGAAGTGGAGCCTGGTGAAGAGGTGGAGTCCAAATACGACGATCGAGTCCCCACACCAGCAGATCTGAGATTCTTTGGAGGAGACGAATCTGATGag GAACCCAATCACTCTGATTCATTCGACCTATACTATGTGGGTGAGTGTGAGAACACAACTGCTGGTCCAGAGGTTTCTGATGGGCAATGTTCGGTTTCGTCCCCAAACGTGAAGGAagatgaaataaaaaaaaagccaCCTAAGGGTGTTGATGATGCTTAG